One window of the Natrinema sp. CBA1119 genome contains the following:
- the rnz gene encoding ribonuclease Z, which produces MPLRVTFLGTAGAIPTTERNPSSVFVAREGEGLLFDAGEGTQRQMMRFGTGFSISNLFVTHLHGDHVLGIPGLLQTMAFNDREAPLAIHTPRGTRTQLKSLVNALGNRPSFPVRINEVGGGDVPYRAEEYQVRAFDTDHDTRSVGYALVEDDRKGRFDRERAEELGVPVGPKFSRLHEGESVRLENGTVVDPEQVVGDPRPGRSIVYTGDTRPAQATIEVADDPDLLIHDATFADDRADRATDTAHSTARQAAEIANRAGADRLALMHLSSRYAGHTADHEEQAREVFAGDGENVFVPDDGQGLEIPYPDGE; this is translated from the coding sequence ATGCCACTGCGCGTGACGTTTCTGGGGACGGCCGGCGCGATTCCGACGACGGAGCGGAACCCGAGCAGCGTCTTCGTCGCCCGCGAGGGCGAGGGGCTGCTGTTCGACGCCGGCGAGGGAACCCAGCGCCAGATGATGCGCTTCGGGACGGGCTTTTCCATCTCGAATCTGTTCGTCACGCACCTCCACGGCGACCACGTTCTCGGGATTCCGGGACTGCTCCAGACGATGGCCTTCAACGACCGCGAAGCACCGCTGGCGATTCATACCCCTCGCGGCACGCGTACCCAGCTCAAATCGCTGGTGAACGCCCTCGGAAACCGCCCCTCGTTTCCGGTGCGGATCAACGAAGTCGGCGGCGGCGACGTCCCCTATCGCGCCGAGGAGTACCAGGTCCGCGCGTTCGACACCGACCACGACACCCGCTCGGTCGGCTACGCGCTCGTCGAGGACGACCGCAAGGGCCGGTTCGACCGCGAGCGCGCCGAAGAACTCGGCGTTCCCGTCGGGCCGAAGTTCTCGAGACTCCACGAGGGCGAGTCCGTCCGGCTCGAGAACGGCACCGTCGTCGACCCCGAACAGGTCGTCGGCGACCCCCGCCCCGGTCGATCGATCGTCTACACCGGTGACACCCGCCCCGCGCAGGCGACGATCGAAGTCGCGGACGACCCCGACCTGCTGATCCACGACGCGACCTTCGCCGACGACCGGGCCGATCGGGCGACCGACACCGCCCACTCGACGGCCCGTCAGGCCGCAGAAATCGCGAACCGCGCCGGCGCGGATCGGCTCGCGCTCATGCACCTCTCCTCGCGCTACGCCGGTCACACCGCCGATCACGAGGAACAGGCTCGCGAGGTCTTCGCGGGCGACGGCGAGAACGTGTTCGTTCCCGACGACGGACAGGGGCTCGAGATTCCGTATCCCGACGGCGAGTAG
- a CDS encoding AAA family ATPase, with product MDAPLWTETHAPELAELPQDDAREYLERAVEEPINLLLQGPPGSGKTAAARALVREAHADPDNDFVEINVADFFGRTKTEIKNDPRFEHFLVGRSSMSKRDMINHVLKESASYAPVSGGYTTILLDNAEDVREDFQQALRRIMEQHHRTTQFIVATRQPTKLIPPIRSRCFPVSFPSPTSEEIVTVLERIVEEEEVAYDDDGLEFVAGYANGNLRQAILAAQTTVENAGELTMSAAYETIGEVGLEDEVEEMLDDAEAGEFTDARSTLDDLLVDEGLDGNEVLDVILRVARKRYQGEHLAEIHRLAADIDFEMHEGTSDRIHVSHLLAELGRDA from the coding sequence ATGGACGCGCCGCTGTGGACCGAAACCCACGCCCCGGAGCTGGCCGAGTTGCCACAGGACGACGCCCGCGAGTACCTCGAACGGGCCGTCGAGGAGCCGATCAACCTCCTCCTACAGGGCCCGCCCGGAAGCGGGAAGACGGCCGCGGCGCGCGCACTGGTCCGCGAGGCGCACGCGGATCCGGACAACGATTTCGTCGAGATCAACGTCGCCGACTTCTTCGGCCGGACCAAGACCGAGATCAAGAACGATCCCCGCTTCGAACACTTCCTCGTCGGCCGCTCGTCGATGTCCAAGCGGGACATGATCAACCACGTCCTCAAGGAGTCGGCGAGCTACGCGCCCGTTTCAGGGGGGTACACCACAATCTTGCTCGACAACGCCGAGGACGTCCGCGAGGACTTCCAGCAGGCCCTGCGCCGGATCATGGAGCAACACCACCGGACGACGCAGTTCATTGTCGCCACGCGCCAGCCGACCAAGCTCATCCCGCCGATCCGTTCGCGGTGTTTCCCCGTCTCTTTCCCCTCGCCGACCAGCGAGGAGATCGTCACCGTCCTCGAGCGCATTGTCGAGGAAGAGGAAGTCGCGTACGACGACGACGGCCTCGAGTTCGTCGCGGGCTACGCGAACGGCAACCTTCGACAGGCGATCCTCGCGGCCCAGACGACCGTCGAGAACGCGGGGGAACTCACGATGAGCGCGGCCTACGAGACGATCGGTGAGGTCGGTCTCGAGGACGAGGTCGAGGAAATGCTCGACGATGCCGAAGCCGGCGAGTTCACCGACGCGCGATCGACGCTGGACGACCTGCTCGTCGATGAGGGGTTAGACGGTAACGAGGTGCTGGACGTGATCCTCCGGGTCGCGCGCAAGCGCTACCAAGGCGAGCACCTCGCCGAGATCCACCGGCTGGCTGCCGATATCGACTTCGAGATGCACGAGGGAACGAGCGATCGAATTCACGTCTCGCATTTGCTCGCGGAGCTGGGTCGGGACGCCTGA
- a CDS encoding DUF21 domain-containing protein — MVDLTLAWFGLGATVVLLCCSAFFSSAETAIFTLPTAWIDERATGGDRRATALKSLRDDPHRLLVTVLVGNNVVNVALSSIVTVVFVTYLPTGIAVTAATVAVSVVVLVFGEIVPKSYGLGNAQRWAMAVARPISLVERSLSPLVTVFDVVTGWISDRLGGTTHIENPYVD; from the coding sequence ATGGTCGATCTCACGCTGGCGTGGTTCGGACTCGGTGCCACCGTCGTCTTACTCTGTTGTAGCGCCTTCTTCTCGAGCGCGGAGACGGCGATCTTCACGCTCCCGACGGCGTGGATCGACGAACGGGCGACGGGTGGCGATCGGCGAGCGACCGCGCTCAAATCCCTGCGGGACGACCCGCACAGGCTGCTCGTGACGGTCCTGGTCGGGAACAACGTCGTCAACGTGGCGCTCTCGAGCATCGTGACGGTCGTCTTCGTCACCTACCTCCCCACCGGAATCGCCGTGACCGCTGCGACGGTCGCCGTCAGCGTCGTCGTCCTCGTGTTCGGCGAGATCGTCCCCAAGTCGTACGGGCTGGGAAACGCCCAGCGGTGGGCGATGGCGGTCGCGCGACCGATCTCGCTGGTTGAGCGCTCCCTCTCGCCGCTGGTGACCGTTTTCGACGTCGTGACGGGCTGGATCAGCGATCGGCTGGGCGGAACGACGCATATCGAGAACCCGTACGTCGACTGA
- a CDS encoding type II toxin-antitoxin system VapC family toxin, producing MGSKRVLPDLNALSIQLVDDHPGHPYVAEELVPALTGSDSLIVFGYLPLRIQWVLEDLGFDTYEARNAVSSLLQYPLEFVDVDDETVLDAYEISAEKNHDVYDCFYIALARQTDADALVTTDRDFDRLSDNEPFEYVNPVPKEVLERFHNVDES from the coding sequence ATGGGGTCGAAACGCGTCTTGCCCGACCTCAACGCACTGTCGATTCAGTTAGTGGACGACCATCCCGGCCATCCATACGTCGCTGAGGAACTGGTTCCAGCGCTCACCGGTAGCGATTCACTGATCGTCTTCGGCTATCTTCCGCTCCGGATTCAGTGGGTACTCGAGGATCTCGGCTTCGACACGTACGAAGCCCGAAACGCCGTTTCGTCGCTTCTTCAGTACCCGCTCGAGTTCGTCGACGTGGACGACGAGACCGTCCTCGACGCCTACGAAATCAGTGCGGAGAAGAACCACGATGTCTACGACTGCTTTTATATCGCGCTCGCCCGACAGACCGATGCCGACGCACTGGTGACTACCGATCGCGACTTCGATCGTCTCTCTGACAACGAACCGTTCGAGTACGTCAATCCGGTTCCGAAAGAAGTACTCGAGCGCTTTCACAACGTCGACGAATCGTAA
- a CDS encoding AbrB/MazE/SpoVT family DNA-binding domain-containing protein: protein MSGTNDTASEEYGTARINQRGRLTIPKELRDELNLEDGTEFRVVRDGGDIRLVRELPDLETLTRGEKWGDEAFRDAGDATFGGR, encoded by the coding sequence ATGAGCGGGACAAACGATACTGCCAGCGAGGAGTATGGAACAGCACGAATCAATCAACGCGGCCGGTTGACGATTCCGAAGGAACTCCGTGACGAACTCAATCTCGAGGATGGGACCGAGTTCCGAGTCGTTCGCGACGGTGGCGACATCCGTCTCGTCAGGGAACTTCCCGACCTCGAGACGCTTACGCGGGGAGAAAAGTGGGGTGACGAGGCGTTCCGGGACGCGGGTGACGCGACTTTCGGTGGTCGGTAA